The window CTGGATGAACCGAGGGTACCGACAAAGGCGATGAAATTGCCCTGGTCCGGGTAGAAGGCGGCAACGCCGGGCGGATAGCGCTGGCTGTTTTTGGCGTTGGAGTAGTAGCCGATGGTTTCCAGGATCAGCGCCGCCTCGACGTGCTGGCCGCGCGCCTTGAGCGCCCTGGCGTGATGGCGGCTGCCCATGCCTTCGCCGCCGAAATAGGGCGGTTCTTCGTTGACGAACAGGACGAACCGCAGTTCGTTACCGGAAGCGGGGACGACGCCCTTGAAGATGCGCGCCAGTTCGACCACGGCGGCGCTGCCGCTGCCGTTGTCGTTGGCCCCTGGCGTGCCCGGCGCGGAATCGTAATGCGCGCCGACGATATAGATGCGCTCGGGCTGCTTGCCGGGAGCAATATTGGCGATCGACACTTCCAGATTGCGCACGCGGTGGCCGTCGTACGTGTATTCGTCGCGCCGCACCGCATAGCCCTGGGCGGCGAGGGTGGCTTCGAGATACAGGGCGGCCTTTTCAAGCGCGGCCGGGGTTCCAGTGTTGTGTTCGCTTGAAGCGATCTGGCGCACGTGTCCGGCCAGGCGTGCGGGCAGGTCGGCTTCCGGCGCAGCGCTGGCGGGAGCGATCAGTGCGGCGGCTGCCACGGCGACGGTAGTGTTGAACAGCGTGCTCATATGAATGCGCATTGTGGCCCTGGTAGCGGTAGACAGAACGAATGGGCGTGAAGTTCCCGGCCCGGCGGATTGACGCAAGCGCGATTGTACAGCCGGGGCCGGGATTTATTGCGGGGCGGTCCAGCC of the Massilia violaceinigra genome contains:
- a CDS encoding M28 family peptidase, with the protein product MSTLFNTTVAVAAAALIAPASAAPEADLPARLAGHVRQIASSEHNTGTPAALEKAALYLEATLAAQGYAVRRDEYTYDGHRVRNLEVSIANIAPGKQPERIYIVGAHYDSAPGTPGANDNGSGSAAVVELARIFKGVVPASGNELRFVLFVNEEPPYFGGEGMGSRHHARALKARGQHVEAALILETIGYYSNAKNSQRYPPGVAAFYPDQGNFIAFVGTLGSSSLVRRTVSAFRKASTFPAESLAAPSFVKGVTWSDHTSYNKEGYDAVMITDTATMRYPHYHRSTDTPDKLDYASMAKVVDGMAKVIEAMVQDR